In Gossypium arboreum isolate Shixiya-1 chromosome 5, ASM2569848v2, whole genome shotgun sequence, a single genomic region encodes these proteins:
- the LOC128292659 gene encoding uncharacterized protein LOC128292659 → MFDGHLDDINEKMFTGDEESYDLDKIESATPSVNPVRNQPPNIERDEKGRNESELVKILADALQRAVESIPTTTTVSILRQTPIKELKKYGATEFSGLKGVDPSIAKNWMELTKRGNMSVIDYEREFSRLSRYVSEFIPTEADSCKRFLWGLRDEIKLQLVSQRITEFIDLIEHVKMVEQVLGFDKKSVTSKLVGKRMGTASSNPLPKRSRDSRSGWRSILRSDKREKSQGKQTTISIDSVRGPSRDVNIPDCKHYGKKHRDCPKNDSATPVTSQRSAFTARGRGSRRGRLVSRGGGTRRGNDIVTQQSEARVPARAYVVRTHEEGDAHDVVTSIFLLYSEPVHALIDPRSSHSYINSKLVESGKLKSEISRVSIEVSNPLGQTVLVNQVCPKCSLIIQNKTGDFDIILGIDWLSEHGVILDCYKKKILQTASEGRVKVNGIRTSGPAQIISVIKASKLLQQGCSAYLAYVINSDSVGSQCELSGLPLDREVKFTIEVYPGIAPISISSYRMSPTELKELKIQLQDLLDRGFIRPSISPWGAPCQESFEKLKQMLIEALILTLPESGKDFIVYNDASLSGLGCVLMQEGKVIAYASRQLKPYEYYHPEKANVVANALSRKAVIDLTAMFTQLSTYDNESLIAELKVKPVMFDQIQSAQLKDDK, encoded by the exons atgttTGATGGACACCttgatgatataaatgaaaaAATGTTCACTGGGGATGAAGAGTCGTATGATTTAGATAAAATAGAGTCAGCTACTCCCAGTGTAAATCCAGTTAGAAACCAACCGCCTAATATAGAAAGAGATGAAAAAGGTAGAAATGAATCTGAATTAGTAAAAATATTAGCTGATGCTCTTCAGCGAGCAGTAGAGTCTATACCTACTACTACGACTGTATCTATTCTTAGACAGACCCCAATTAAGGAACTAAAAAAATACGGTGCCACAGAATTCTCGGGTCTGAAAGGAGTTGATCCGTCCATAGCTAAAAATTGGATGGAGTTGACTAAGAGA GGTAACATGTCAGTAATAGACTATGAGAGAGAATTCTCGAGACTCAGCAGATACGTCTCAGAGTTTATTCCAACTGAAGCTGACAGTTGTAAGAGATTTTTATGGGGTCTGCGAGATGAGATCAAATTACAGTTGGTATCTCAACGTATCACTGAATTTATTGATTTGATTGAACATGTCAAAATGGTAGAGCAAGTCTTAGGATTTGACAAAAAGTCTGTAACTTCTAAATTGGTTGGGAAACGTATGGGAACTGCAAGTTCGAACCCTTTACCAAAAAGATCCAGGGATTCTCGAAGTGGATGGAGATCCATTTTGAGATCAGATAAAAGAGAAAAGAGTCAGGGGAAACAAACTACAATATCCATCGATAGTGTAAGAGGTCCGTCCCGAGATGTTAATATTCCAGATTGTAAACATTACGGGAAAAAGCACAGAG attgcccgaagAATGATAGTGCTACACCTGTGACATCACAGAGATCGGCCTTTACCGCTAGAGGCAGAGGATCGAGAAGAGGTAGATTAGTATCTAGAGGAGGAGGTACGAGAAGAGGAAATGACATAGTGACCCAGCAGTCTGAAGCTAGGGTACCGGCTAGAGCATATGTGGTTAGAACTCACGAAGAAGGTGATGCTCATGATGTGGTAACAAgtatatttctattatattcTGAGCCTGttcatgctttaattgatcctagaTCTTCGCATTcttatattaattcaaaattagttgAGTCGGGAAAATTAAAATCTGAAATATCTAGAGTGTCTATTGAGGTGTCGAATCCATTGGGGCAAACAGTGTTAGTGAACCAAGTCTGTCCAAAATGCTCGTTGATTATACAGAATAAAACTGGAGATTTTGATATAATATTGGGAATAGACTGGTTATCTgaacatggagtgattttggACTGCTATAAAAAAAAGATTCTTCAGACAGCGAGTGAAGGTCGGGTTAAAGTAAATGGTATTCGTACTAGTGGGCCAGCACAAATTATTTCAGTAATAAAGGCTAGTAAGTTACTTCAGCAGGGTTGTTCAGCAtatttggcatatgttattaattcagaTTCAGTTGGAAGCCAGTGTG aattatcgggtttaccactagATAGGGAGGTCAAGTTCACTATTGAGGTTTATCCGGGCATAGCTCCAATTTCTATATCTTCATATCGGATGTCACCTACAGAGTTAAAAGAGCTAAAGATACAGTTGCAAGATTTACTAGACCGTGGTTTTATTCGACCGAGCATATCACCGTGGGGAGCTCCG TGTCaagaaagttttgaaaagttgaagcaaATGTTGATAGAGGCACTAATTTTGACGTTACCAGAATCAGGAAAGGATTTTATTGTATATAATGATGCTTCATTAAGTGGTTTGggctgtgtactgatgcaagaggggaaagtaatagcttatgcatcTCGTCAGTTGAAACCATATGAGT ATTATCATCCAGAAAAAGCTAACGTAGTGGCtaacgctttgagtagaaaagcTGTAATTGATTTGACAGCAATGTTTACACAGCTCAGTACCTATGATAATGAGAGTTTGATAGCTGAATTGAAAGTTAAACCAGTGATGTTCGACCAGATTCAATCAGCTCAAttgaaagatgataaatga